From a single Campylobacter concisus genomic region:
- a CDS encoding methylated-DNA--[protein]-cysteine S-methyltransferase, whose translation MSKAYLKSPIGILEIIASENGICEINFVDKFEKIAVKDENLKLCLDELEAYFNGELKKFSVKLDIKTTNFRAKIYEALQKIPYGETTTYAALALAAGHKNAYRAAGSANAKNPVPIIVPCHRVLASSGLGGYSGGDGLPTKIWLLEHEAKHK comes from the coding sequence GTGTCAAAAGCTTACCTAAAATCGCCTATCGGAATTTTGGAGATCATCGCTAGCGAAAATGGAATTTGTGAGATAAATTTTGTAGATAAATTTGAAAAAATTGCAGTAAAAGATGAAAATTTAAAGCTTTGTTTGGATGAGTTAGAGGCTTATTTTAATGGTGAGCTTAAAAAATTTAGTGTGAAGCTTGATATAAAAACAACTAATTTTAGAGCAAAAATTTACGAGGCCTTACAAAAAATACCATACGGAGAAACGACTACATACGCAGCTCTTGCACTTGCTGCAGGCCACAAAAATGCCTACCGAGCAGCAGGATCAGCCAATGCTAAAAATCCAGTGCCTATCATCGTTCCTTGTCACAGAGTGCTAGCTAGCAGTGGGCTTGGCGGATACTCGGGTGGAGATGGCTTGCCAACTAAAATCTGGCTTTTAGAGCATGAAGCAAAGCATAAATAG
- a CDS encoding bifunctional aconitate hydratase 2/2-methylisocitrate dehydratase, whose amino-acid sequence MSFFTDYEKHVSEREKEGVPPLALNAKQTSEVCELIKFASKSSGDEKTQSELKFLISLLETRINPGVDDAAKIKANFLGEVIDGLAVSGLDAMRAIKILGKMLGGYNVEILVRALKNSDENIAHAAANELKNIILVHEYFDEIAKLSSNNKFAKEVLASWANAEWFTHKKPIETCTNAVVFKVPGETNTDDLSPASEAYTRADIPLHAKAMLVKKMPEGLEILKELKTRGKKVAYVGDVVGTGSSRKSGINSIQWHLGDEIEGVPNKKTGGIVIGTTIAPIFFNTAEDSGALPIVANVNELEMGDEIEIYPFKGEIYKLIGTEKKLVANFKLNPNTLSDEIRAGGRIPLMIGRQVTKKAREALGLGEEQIFIKPDQPKEQGGGYTLAQKMVGKACGVAGVRAGAYVEPEILTVGSQDTTGPMTRDEIKELASLSFGADFVLQSFCHTAAYPKPSDLVMHESLPKFINLRGGVSLKPGDGVIHSWLNRMVLPDSVGTGGDSHTRFPIGISFPAGSGLVAFAAVLGMMPLNMPESVLIKFKGELKEGVTLRDLVNAIPYFAIKKGLLSVEKKNKKNIFAGKILEIEGLEGLKVEQAFELSDASAERSAAACVVNLSVDSVVEYVRSNVALIDAMIKAGYESRETLLRRKEKMQKWLENPTLLRADKDAKYAEILEIDLSQIDEPILACPNDPDDVATLSEILVDNKRVHKIDEVFVGSCMTNIGHYRALARILEHESKLTTRLWIAPPTKMDKSTLENEGVYEIFKRLEARTEVPGCSLCMGNQARVNDNAVVFSTSTRNFDNRMGMGAKVYLGSAELAAVCALLGRLPSVDEYKKIVKDSLGLNKDEIYKYLKFNEISEFSI is encoded by the coding sequence ATGAGCTTTTTTACCGACTACGAAAAACACGTGAGCGAGCGAGAAAAAGAGGGCGTGCCACCGCTTGCGCTAAATGCCAAGCAAACAAGTGAAGTTTGCGAGCTAATAAAGTTTGCTAGCAAGTCTAGTGGTGACGAAAAGACGCAAAGCGAGCTAAAATTTCTTATAAGTTTGCTTGAAACTCGTATCAATCCCGGCGTTGATGACGCAGCGAAGATAAAGGCAAACTTTCTTGGCGAAGTGATAGATGGGCTTGCTGTTAGCGGTCTTGACGCTATGCGTGCTATTAAAATTTTAGGCAAGATGCTTGGCGGATACAATGTAGAAATTTTGGTGCGAGCTCTAAAAAATAGCGATGAAAATATCGCGCATGCTGCGGCAAATGAGCTAAAAAATATCATCCTAGTGCATGAATATTTTGACGAGATCGCAAAGCTAAGTAGCAACAATAAATTTGCAAAAGAGGTGCTTGCTTCTTGGGCAAATGCTGAGTGGTTTACGCATAAAAAGCCAATCGAAACCTGTACAAACGCAGTCGTTTTTAAAGTACCTGGTGAGACAAATACTGACGACCTAAGTCCAGCGAGTGAGGCCTATACAAGGGCCGACATACCACTTCACGCAAAAGCAATGCTTGTTAAAAAGATGCCTGAGGGTCTAGAAATTTTAAAAGAACTTAAAACTCGTGGTAAAAAAGTGGCGTATGTTGGCGATGTGGTTGGCACTGGCAGCAGTAGAAAAAGCGGTATAAACTCGATCCAGTGGCACCTTGGCGATGAGATCGAGGGCGTGCCAAACAAAAAAACTGGCGGTATCGTGATAGGCACGACCATAGCTCCGATATTTTTTAACACCGCGGAAGACAGCGGCGCACTGCCGATAGTTGCAAACGTAAATGAGCTTGAGATGGGCGATGAGATAGAAATTTATCCATTTAAAGGCGAAATTTATAAGCTTATTGGCACTGAGAAAAAGCTCGTGGCAAATTTTAAACTAAACCCAAACACTCTAAGCGACGAGATAAGAGCGGGGGGCAGGATACCACTTATGATAGGGCGCCAAGTGACCAAAAAGGCCAGAGAGGCTCTAGGGCTTGGCGAGGAGCAAATTTTTATAAAGCCAGATCAGCCAAAAGAGCAGGGCGGTGGCTATACGCTGGCTCAAAAGATGGTTGGCAAGGCTTGTGGTGTAGCTGGCGTTAGAGCTGGGGCATACGTGGAGCCTGAAATTTTGACCGTTGGCTCGCAAGACACCACTGGGCCGATGACTAGAGATGAGATCAAAGAGCTTGCTAGCCTTAGTTTCGGGGCGGATTTTGTTTTGCAAAGCTTTTGCCACACGGCCGCTTATCCAAAGCCAAGTGATCTTGTGATGCATGAGAGCTTGCCAAAATTTATAAATTTACGTGGCGGTGTGAGTCTAAAACCAGGCGATGGCGTCATCCACTCTTGGCTAAACCGCATGGTACTGCCTGACAGCGTGGGCACTGGTGGCGATAGTCATACGAGATTTCCTATTGGTATCAGCTTTCCGGCGGGCAGCGGCCTAGTGGCGTTTGCAGCGGTACTTGGAATGATGCCACTAAATATGCCAGAGTCGGTTTTGATCAAATTTAAAGGCGAGCTAAAAGAGGGCGTGACGCTTAGGGATCTTGTAAATGCGATACCTTATTTTGCTATCAAAAAAGGGCTTTTAAGCGTTGAAAAGAAAAATAAAAAGAACATTTTTGCGGGCAAAATTTTAGAGATCGAGGGGTTAGAGGGCCTAAAAGTGGAACAGGCGTTTGAGCTAAGTGACGCTTCGGCTGAACGCTCGGCTGCGGCTTGCGTGGTAAATTTAAGCGTTGATAGCGTTGTGGAGTACGTTCGCTCAAACGTTGCGCTAATTGACGCGATGATAAAAGCTGGTTACGAGAGCCGTGAGACCCTGCTTAGACGAAAAGAAAAAATGCAAAAATGGCTTGAAAATCCAACTCTTTTAAGAGCCGATAAAGATGCAAAATACGCTGAAATTTTAGAGATCGATTTGTCGCAGATAGATGAGCCGATTTTGGCGTGTCCAAATGACCCAGACGATGTGGCAACGCTAAGTGAAATTTTAGTTGATAACAAAAGAGTGCATAAAATAGATGAAGTTTTTGTGGGAAGCTGTATGACAAATATCGGCCATTACAGAGCACTAGCTAGAATTTTGGAGCACGAGAGCAAGCTTACAACTAGGCTTTGGATCGCACCACCGACAAAGATGGATAAAAGCACGCTTGAAAATGAAGGCGTTTATGAGATATTTAAGAGGCTGGAGGCTAGGACAGAGGTGCCAGGCTGCTCGCTTTGTATGGGCAATCAAGCAAGAGTTAATGACAATGCCGTTGTCTTTTCTACATCAACCAGAAATTTTGATAACAGAATGGGCATGGGCGCGAAGGTCTATCTAGGAAGTGCCGAGCTAGCCGCCGTTTGTGCACTACTTGGGCGTTTACCAAGTGTAGATGAATATAAAAAGATAGTAAAAGATAGTCTTGGCTTAAATAAAGATGAAATTTATAAATATCTAAAATTTAATGAAATAAGCGAGTTTAGTATATAA